The genome window GCAACCTAAAGGTTGCGACTACCGAATCATTCTCAGGTTAGTAAAGAGGAGAAAATATGGAAAGAGTTAATGAAAGTGAGAAGGAATTCCGCTTTGGCGATGCGGGTCCCAAGTATCTTTTCAGAGGACCCAGGATAGAATGGGGAATTTTAGTCCTGAAACCCGGAGGGTCGTTAGGAGCCCACTACCATAAAGAGGTCGAAGAGACATTCTATTTCTTGGAAGGAAAAGCCAGATTAATGATCGATGGCACTGAATATCTGGGGGGAGCAGGAGAGGCTTTCCGGCTGGAACCAGGAGAAAAACATGATATCCTGAACGACTCCCAATCTCCCATTCGTGCTGTGTTCATCAAGTGCCCTTATAAACCTGAGGACAAAATCAAGATTTGAAATAGAGAAGAGAACGGAGATAAAAGATGGCTCAGCGGGTAGCATTAGCAAGATGTGAAAGTTACCAGCTTCCGGTTTTGGAGAATTCTTTAAAGAAATTATTAGGTTTACTTGGTGGAATTGGCGAGTTTGTCAAAAATGGAGACAGAGTTCTAATCAAGATAAATCTCCTCTCAGGCAGGCCTCCGGAAAAAGCAGTAACCACTCATCCCAGTCTGGTCGAGGCAGTGGTTAATTTAGTAAAGGAAGCTGGAGGAATCCCGGCAATTGGAGACAGTCCCGGGGAGAGGGCAACTCTTACGGGATTAGCCAGAGCATATCGAACTGCAGGATTCGAGGAAGTTAGCCGTAAGACGGGTGTTCCTCTTTTGTCTTTTGAGGATGATGTTATGGAAGTGGAGAATAGCCAAGGACGTCTCTATAAAAAGTTTACAGTTACTAAACAGATAAAGGATTTTAACGTAATAATTTCTCTTCCCAAATTGAAGACTCACCCTTTAACTTACATTACCGCAGCGGTGAAGAATAACTTCGGTTTCATTCCCGGACTGAGAAAGACTGAGTTCCATTTGAAATTGCCTGACAGGGAGTTGCTTTCGGAAATGCTTGTTGACCTTTTAGATACTATAAAGATTGATCTGGCAATTTTGGATGGAATTGTTGCCATGGAAGGAAATGGCCCGGCTGGCGGTCTCCCTCGCAAGGTAGGAGCAATTCTTGCCAGCAGAAATCTTGTGGCTTTAGATTTTGTTGCCTGCCAACTCATCGGTTATAAAAATCCATTCGATATTCCTACTAACAGAATAGCTGTGGAAAGAAAATTTTTTCTTCCCGGAAATATGGAAATCTTAGGGGAAAGAATTGAAGATTTACAAGTAAAAGATTTCAAACGAATTCCCCAGGATGTTTCCCAGAAGATTCCCCTATTTCTTTTGAAGTGGCTAAAAAACTTACTATCAGCAAAGCCCAAAATAATTGATGAGCTTTGTAACCGTTGCTTCCATTGCCTGGAAAACTGTCCGGTTAAATGTGTGGAAAAGAATAAAGACGGTAAACCTTCAATTCATTATTCAGATTGTATTAGATGCTTCTGTTGTCAAGAACTCTGTTCTCAAGGAGCCATAATAACGAAAAGACCCTGGTTGGTAAAATTATTTACTGCATAAGAAGATTGGTTTTGACTTTTTGGTTAAAATAGGTTAAATTAAACTGGAGTTCTTGATTTCATCGGGGGGGAGTTCATAGGATAAGGAGTTTGGTTTGGAGTCCTCCCGAAAGGGAGGGAAGCAAAAAGTTGTAGCTGTCCCGATTCATTGGGACCAAAGGGAAAGCAAAGCTTACGCTTTGCGGCTACATTTTTAAATAAACCTTGCTTTCGCAAGGACTCCACATGTTTTTGAAGTTATGATTTTGCCGCAGGGAAGGGAGCGTATCTAAATGGATTTGATCGTGACTCATATTGGTGCAGATTTTGATGCTTTGGCTTCGCTTGTAGCAGCAAGAAAAATATATCCTAAGGCTTTAGCTGTCTTGGCCGGCTCACCTGATAAGGACGTGAGAGAATATTTATATAAGAAACCACATTTGATAGACCTAAAGAAAGAGAAAGAGGTCGATTTTAAAAAAGTCAAAAGATTAATAGTTGTAGATACACGCCTTGCTAAAAGAATCGGAGAAGCAAAAGAGGCCCTTAATAATCGCGGATTAATCCTTCACTTCTACGACCACCATCCCCGCACTAAGGGCGATCTCGTTGGAGCAGTGGACATAGGAGGACGCTATGGAGCTACTGTCACTATTCTGGTAGAACTCATAAAGAAGAAAAGAATCAAGATTTCTACAGAAGAGGCAACCCTTCTTGCTCTGGGAATTTACGAGGATACAGGGTCTTTTACATTTCCTTCCACTACCCCGGCAGATTTAAAAGCAGCCTCTTATCTAATAACTAAAGGAGCAAATTTGAACATGGTTTCTGACTTTATACGCAGGGAATTAACTAAAAACCAGGTTAAATTATTAAATAAACTTCTTCGATTGGAAAAGAGAATTAAGATTAATGGAATAGAAATCGCCATTATTAAATT of bacterium contains these proteins:
- a CDS encoding DUF362 domain-containing protein, encoding MAQRVALARCESYQLPVLENSLKKLLGLLGGIGEFVKNGDRVLIKINLLSGRPPEKAVTTHPSLVEAVVNLVKEAGGIPAIGDSPGERATLTGLARAYRTAGFEEVSRKTGVPLLSFEDDVMEVENSQGRLYKKFTVTKQIKDFNVIISLPKLKTHPLTYITAAVKNNFGFIPGLRKTEFHLKLPDRELLSEMLVDLLDTIKIDLAILDGIVAMEGNGPAGGLPRKVGAILASRNLVALDFVACQLIGYKNPFDIPTNRIAVERKFFLPGNMEILGERIEDLQVKDFKRIPQDVSQKIPLFLLKWLKNLLSAKPKIIDELCNRCFHCLENCPVKCVEKNKDGKPSIHYSDCIRCFCCQELCSQGAIITKRPWLVKLFTA
- a CDS encoding cupin domain-containing protein, which gives rise to MERVNESEKEFRFGDAGPKYLFRGPRIEWGILVLKPGGSLGAHYHKEVEETFYFLEGKARLMIDGTEYLGGAGEAFRLEPGEKHDILNDSQSPIRAVFIKCPYKPEDKIKI